A single window of Chloroflexota bacterium DNA harbors:
- a CDS encoding universal stress protein: protein MFERILVPLDGSKVGEAALDHVERLISKIAPDVKTEVILFQVMTSLAHYVIAGEASVQVPYTDKEITHITKKAKEYLNKTGESLKSKGINVKTKAASGKAAEEIVKAADELKVDLIAMSTHGRSGLSRLTFGSITDKVLRTAGVPVLVVRAPKETVNA from the coding sequence ATGTTCGAGAGAATTCTGGTCCCACTGGACGGTTCTAAAGTAGGCGAAGCGGCCCTGGACCACGTGGAGAGGCTCATCTCCAAGATAGCACCGGACGTAAAGACCGAGGTAATTCTTTTCCAGGTAATGACCTCGCTGGCCCATTACGTGATTGCCGGAGAGGCAAGCGTTCAGGTGCCCTATACGGATAAAGAGATAACACACATTACAAAGAAGGCCAAGGAATACCTGAATAAGACCGGAGAAAGCCTTAAAAGCAAAGGCATCAACGTTAAAACGAAAGCGGCTTCAGGGAAAGCGGCGGAAGAAATTGTCAAAGCGGCGGATGAGCTCAAGGTCGACCTCATTGCCATGTCAACCCACGGTCGTTCGGGGCTCAGCCGGCTTACCTTCGGCAGCATCACCGACAAGGTCCTGCGTACGGCAGGTGTACCGGTGCTGGTGGTACGCGCGCCAAAAGAAACAGTGAATGCCTAG
- a CDS encoding valine--tRNA ligase translates to MADSVNTQQEMPKAYEPGKVEQKWYRFWMDKGYFKPEINPDKKPFVIIMPPPNVTGELHLGHALTATMEDILTRWHRMKGEPTLWLPGVDHAGIAAQVVVEKMLASEGLNRHEMGRDKFLERMWQWANSCRGTISEQHQRLGVSCDWDREVFTLDEGPSRAVRTAFVRLYERGLIYRGERIINWCPRCSTALSDLETEHRDISGHLYHVRYPLVDSDNEFITVATTRPETILGDTAVAVNPKDKRFKNMIGKKAILPAVNRVIPIIADEAVDPKFGTGAVKITPSHDPTDFEVAQRHGLPLVNILNDDATMNENAGPYVGMDRFACRKAIIEDLEKEGLFIKVEPHSHAVGHCIRCQTMIEPIASQQWFVSAEPVAKPAIEAVTSGRITIVPQRFTKVYLNWMENIRDWCISRQLWWGHRIPVWYCQDCDELTVSVEEPTACQKCGSARLEQDPDVLDTWFSSALWTHSTLGWPDDTEDLRYFYPTSVMETGYDILFFWVARMIMMGIADCDDIPFHTVFLHGLIRDEKGEKMSKVRGNVLNPIVLLEQYGTDALRFALSTGTAPGNDIKLATSRLEAGRSFANKLWNAARFVIRSIEPGTTALEMPDHLPLEDLWILSRLNRTVASVSSLINEFQLGEALRQIHDFLWSEYCDWYIEFAKIRLRPDSDLPSPLPVLIHVLDTSLRLLHPYMPFVTEELWQNLKRSLPDGWQEAESVMIAAYPEANKKAVDREAERVMETIIEIVRAIRNARAHHGVESNRWVEAQIYADKLTTSIVPYSETIQMLARARPVVFLKQRDEGASRKESLVSVLKEAEVIIPMSSMFDLETEKKRLQKEIDQSQVEMDRLKARLDNQEFLAKAPKSVIDKERQKLYTIIDRLERLKEQISKL, encoded by the coding sequence ATGGCAGACTCAGTTAATACTCAACAGGAAATGCCCAAGGCGTACGAGCCTGGTAAGGTAGAGCAGAAGTGGTACCGGTTCTGGATGGATAAGGGCTACTTCAAGCCGGAAATAAACCCGGACAAGAAGCCTTTCGTTATCATCATGCCCCCGCCCAACGTTACCGGCGAGCTGCATCTCGGCCACGCGCTGACCGCCACCATGGAGGATATTCTGACCCGCTGGCATCGCATGAAGGGCGAGCCGACGCTCTGGCTGCCCGGGGTCGACCATGCCGGTATCGCGGCGCAGGTGGTGGTGGAGAAGATGCTGGCATCAGAAGGATTAAACCGCCATGAGATGGGCCGGGACAAGTTCCTGGAGAGGATGTGGCAGTGGGCCAATAGCTGCCGCGGCACCATCTCGGAACAGCACCAGCGGCTTGGTGTCTCCTGCGACTGGGACCGGGAGGTGTTCACACTGGACGAGGGCCCGAGCCGGGCGGTACGCACCGCCTTTGTCAGGCTCTACGAGAGGGGATTGATTTACCGGGGTGAGCGCATCATCAACTGGTGTCCCCGCTGTTCCACCGCCCTCTCCGACCTTGAAACGGAGCACAGGGATATCAGCGGACACCTGTACCATGTCCGCTATCCTCTTGTCGATAGCGATAATGAATTTATCACCGTGGCCACCACCCGGCCGGAAACGATACTCGGTGATACGGCGGTAGCCGTCAATCCGAAAGATAAGCGCTTTAAAAATATGATTGGTAAAAAGGCAATCCTGCCCGCCGTAAACCGCGTCATCCCCATTATCGCCGACGAGGCGGTTGACCCCAAATTCGGCACCGGCGCGGTGAAAATCACGCCGTCGCATGACCCGACAGACTTTGAGGTGGCCCAGCGCCACGGTCTGCCACTGGTTAACATCCTGAACGATGACGCCACCATGAACGAAAATGCCGGTCCCTACGTTGGGATGGACCGCTTCGCCTGCCGTAAAGCGATTATAGAAGACCTGGAGAAAGAAGGGCTCTTCATCAAGGTTGAGCCGCATTCCCACGCCGTGGGACACTGCATCCGCTGCCAGACGATGATTGAGCCCATCGCCAGCCAGCAGTGGTTTGTCAGTGCGGAACCCGTGGCGAAACCGGCTATTGAAGCAGTAACCAGCGGGCGGATAACCATCGTTCCTCAGCGTTTCACCAAGGTATATCTCAACTGGATGGAGAACATCCGCGACTGGTGCATCAGCCGCCAGCTGTGGTGGGGACACCGCATCCCGGTATGGTACTGCCAGGACTGCGATGAGCTTACCGTTTCCGTCGAGGAGCCCACCGCCTGTCAGAAATGCGGCTCAGCCAGGCTGGAGCAGGACCCCGATGTCCTGGATACCTGGTTCAGCTCGGCACTGTGGACGCATTCTACGCTCGGCTGGCCGGACGACACCGAAGACCTCCGCTACTTCTACCCGACCTCGGTCATGGAGACCGGCTACGACATCCTTTTCTTCTGGGTGGCCCGCATGATAATGATGGGGATTGCCGACTGCGATGATATTCCCTTTCACACCGTTTTCCTGCATGGCCTCATTCGCGATGAAAAGGGGGAGAAGATGAGCAAAGTCAGGGGCAACGTGCTCAACCCCATCGTCCTGCTCGAGCAGTACGGCACCGATGCCCTGCGCTTTGCCCTCTCCACTGGCACGGCACCCGGCAATGATATCAAGTTGGCCACATCCAGGCTGGAAGCCGGCCGCAGCTTCGCCAACAAGTTGTGGAACGCTGCCCGATTTGTAATCCGCAGTATTGAACCCGGAACGACCGCTCTCGAAATGCCGGACCATCTGCCGCTTGAAGACCTCTGGATTCTTAGTCGACTCAATCGCACCGTAGCCAGTGTGAGCAGCTTGATAAATGAATTCCAGCTTGGCGAAGCCCTGCGCCAGATACACGATTTTCTCTGGAGCGAGTATTGCGACTGGTACATTGAGTTCGCCAAAATCCGCCTCCGCCCCGATAGCGACCTGCCATCGCCGCTACCGGTCCTGATTCACGTGCTTGATACCTCGCTGCGGTTGCTGCATCCCTATATGCCCTTCGTCACTGAAGAGTTGTGGCAGAACCTGAAACGTTCCCTGCCTGACGGCTGGCAGGAAGCCGAGTCCGTAATGATTGCTGCTTATCCTGAGGCCAACAAAAAGGCGGTTGACCGGGAGGCGGAACGGGTAATGGAGACAATAATAGAAATCGTCCGCGCCATCCGCAATGCCAGGGCTCATCACGGCGTGGAGAGCAACCGCTGGGTAGAGGCGCAGATTTACGCCGACAAGCTAACCACGTCTATCGTTCCCTATTCCGAGACCATCCAGATGCTGGCACGGGCCAGGCCAGTCGTCTTTTTAAAGCAACGCGATGAAGGTGCCTCACGGAAAGAATCACTGGTATCGGTCCTGAAGGAGGCCGAGGTCATCATCCCCATGTCCAGCATGTTCGACCTTGAAACGGAGAAAAAGCGACTGCAAAAGGAGATAGACCAGAGCCAAGTTGAGATGGACCGCCTGAAAGCCCGGCTGGATAACCAGGAATTTTTAGCCAAAGCGCCAAAATCAGTTATTGATAAGGAGCGCCAGAAGCTGTACACTATAATTGACAGGCTGGAGCGACTGAAAGAGCAGATCAGTAAACTCTGA
- a CDS encoding helix-turn-helix domain-containing protein, whose translation MNSEIQTKIAQLTENGWTLASIADELGVKADTVENWRAGHRNATNAKAILAMLDKLLKKRRIPKQRRYVKGSR comes from the coding sequence ATGAATAGCGAGATACAAACAAAAATAGCACAGTTAACAGAGAATGGTTGGACACTAGCATCTATTGCGGATGAATTAGGGGTCAAGGCTGACACTGTAGAAAACTGGAGGGCTGGTCATAGGAACGCTACTAACGCTAAGGCTATCTTGGCAATGTTGGATAAACTGTTGAAGAAGAGGCGAATACCAAAACAGAGGCGCTACGTTAAAGGTAGCCGCTAA
- the coaBC gene encoding bifunctional phosphopantothenoylcysteine decarboxylase/phosphopantothenate--cysteine ligase CoaBC: protein MLNDKTIILGVTGGIAAYKAADLASKLTQGGARVEVVMTEAATKLVAPLTFRTLTHTKVITDMFTAPIEYGETHISLSEAADAVVIAPATANTIAKIAAGMADNMLTGIVLATRSPVIIAPAMNVNMWENPVTQENVAKLKARGFIIVEPGYGRLASGKMGHGRLADIEVILGTIKQVLGRKGDLAGRRIVVTAGGTQEPIDPVRHIGNRSSGKMGYAVAEAARDRGAEVTLVTAPTSLPDPTGIEMVHIQTARQMKDAVAKAVGKADTLIMAAAVADYQPKSTSRSKIKKASDSLTLELVRTPDIITEVEGKFIRVGFAAESEDVVANARQKLQKKNLDLIVANDITSADSGFGVDTNKVTIIDKKGEAENLPLLTKREVAEKILDKVVELLGER, encoded by the coding sequence ATGTTAAATGATAAGACCATAATATTAGGCGTAACTGGCGGCATTGCCGCCTACAAGGCAGCCGACCTAGCGAGCAAATTGACGCAGGGCGGCGCCAGGGTCGAAGTGGTCATGACCGAGGCCGCCACCAAGCTTGTAGCACCCCTCACCTTTCGTACCCTGACGCACACAAAAGTTATCACCGATATGTTTACCGCACCCATTGAATACGGCGAGACGCATATATCATTGTCGGAAGCCGCTGACGCGGTTGTCATCGCCCCGGCCACGGCCAACACCATTGCCAAGATAGCAGCCGGCATGGCGGATAATATGCTGACCGGCATCGTGTTGGCCACCAGGTCGCCGGTTATAATTGCCCCGGCGATGAACGTGAACATGTGGGAAAACCCGGTCACGCAGGAAAATGTAGCCAAACTGAAAGCGCGGGGATTCATAATAGTTGAACCCGGCTACGGTCGCCTCGCTTCGGGCAAGATGGGACACGGTCGCCTGGCCGATATCGAGGTTATCCTCGGTACCATCAAACAGGTGCTGGGCAGGAAAGGAGACCTGGCTGGCAGGCGCATCGTGGTCACCGCAGGCGGAACACAGGAGCCGATTGACCCGGTACGGCACATCGGCAATCGCTCCTCGGGAAAGATGGGCTATGCCGTGGCGGAGGCAGCGCGGGATAGAGGCGCGGAAGTAACACTGGTTACTGCCCCCACCTCCCTGCCCGACCCAACTGGTATTGAAATGGTTCACATCCAGACCGCCCGCCAGATGAAGGATGCGGTCGCCAAAGCGGTTGGTAAAGCCGATACCCTGATTATGGCCGCCGCCGTCGCCGATTACCAGCCGAAGAGCACGTCAAGGTCCAAAATTAAGAAAGCGTCCGATAGCTTGACTCTGGAACTGGTCAGGACGCCCGATATTATAACCGAGGTAGAGGGAAAATTTATCAGGGTCGGCTTTGCCGCGGAAAGCGAGGATGTGGTCGCCAACGCCCGGCAGAAGCTACAGAAGAAAAACCTCGACTTGATAGTGGCCAACGATATCACCAGCGCCGATAGCGGCTTCGGCGTGGATACCAATAAAGTCACCATCATTGACAAAAAAGGGGAAGCAGAAAACCTGCCTCTCCTGACAAAGAGAGAGGTTGCGGAAAAGATACTGGATAAGGTGGTGGAGCTACTAGGTGAGAGGTAG
- a CDS encoding type III pantothenate kinase, with protein MLMAIDIGNTEISLGVFEGEELRATWHLATRIHRVADEYAALMMNLLQHQNMKLENIKEIALCCVVPPLLSTFVDLCHRYFNVTPLVVGAGAKTGVRIRMDNPREVGADRIVNAAAAHRLYGGPVIITDFGTATTFDTVSKEGDYLGGVIAPGIGTAAEALFMRAAMLPRVELVRPSHVIGTNTTSAMQSGIIYGYIGLVEGIVSRIQEELGEKTAVVATGGYADLIANETSIINTVNHDITLIGLKLIYDMNQT; from the coding sequence ATGTTGATGGCAATAGATATCGGTAATACTGAGATTTCACTCGGAGTCTTCGAGGGCGAAGAGCTTCGGGCGACCTGGCATCTGGCCACCCGGATTCACCGCGTGGCTGATGAATATGCTGCCCTGATGATGAACCTGCTCCAGCACCAGAATATGAAGCTGGAAAACATCAAGGAGATAGCATTATGCTGCGTGGTACCGCCGCTGCTCTCCACATTTGTTGATTTGTGTCACCGGTATTTCAATGTGACCCCGCTTGTGGTCGGTGCGGGCGCAAAAACTGGTGTGCGTATCCGCATGGATAACCCCCGCGAGGTTGGTGCCGACCGCATCGTCAACGCTGCCGCTGCCCACCGTCTCTACGGCGGACCGGTCATCATCACCGACTTCGGCACCGCCACCACCTTTGATACCGTTTCCAAGGAAGGCGACTATCTGGGCGGCGTCATTGCGCCGGGGATCGGGACCGCTGCCGAGGCGCTGTTCATGCGCGCCGCCATGCTGCCGAGGGTGGAACTGGTACGCCCCAGTCACGTTATTGGCACCAATACCACCTCTGCGATGCAGTCGGGTATAATTTACGGCTACATCGGGCTGGTTGAGGGTATAGTGTCCCGAATTCAAGAGGAACTGGGTGAAAAGACAGCGGTGGTCGCAACCGGAGGCTATGCCGATTTAATCGCTAATGAGACGAGCATTATCAATACCGTAAACCACGATATCACGCTTATCGGCTTGAAATTGATCTATGATATGAATCAGACCTGA